AACTGCTCACTTTCTAAAAACTCTATTTTATATATTTTAGCCAAAGATAACGTTCTTGAAAATAAGTTTCCCAAACCATCTGCCAACTCTCCTTTATATATTCTCTCCATCGCGCTATAAGAAAAATTACCATCTTCAAAAGGAGGCACTTCTTTTAATAAAAAATATCTTATTGCATCTGAAGGATATCTTTCCAGCAAATCAAATGGGTTTATAACATTGCCCAAACTCTTTGACATTTTTTTCCCTTCAACATTTAAAAATCCATGGCAAAATATTTTTTTTGGCAAAGGCAAACCCAAGGCCAAAAGCATTCCAAGCCAATAAATGGCATGAAATTTTATAATGTCTTTTCCAATAAAATGCACATCTGCAGGCCAGTAGTTTAAGTAATCGTTGTTTCTGCCATAGCCAACAGCAGACAAATAATTAGTTAGAGCGTCTGCCCAAACATAAATTGTTTGAGACGCATCAGCAGGAACCTCAAAGCCCCACTTTACTTTGTTTCTATCCCTTGAAAAACTTATATCTTCCAACCCTTCTTGCAAAAAAGAAAGTACTTCGTTTTTTCTTTTTTCTGGAATAATTTCAACTTCATCTTTCTCTAACGCTTCTTTTATTTGTTTTTCATATTTTGAGAGTTTAAAAAAATAATTTTCATCTTCAATTAATTCTGGCGCTTTTTTGTGCAACTGGCACATTCCGTCTACCAAATCTTTTTCCAATAAAAAGGCCTCGCACCCTTGACAATAAAGGCCTTTGTATTTTTTCTTGTAAATATCACCTTTTTTGCTTAAAGTTTCCCACAAGAGTTTAATGCCTGGAAAATGCGTTTTTTCATCTGTTGTTCTTATAAAAAAATCATTGGATATGCTAAAATCTTCGCACAATTTTTGAAAAAGAGCGGAATTTTTATCTGCCAGTTCTTTTGGAGTTATACCAAGTTCTTGCGCTTTCTTTTCTATTTTTATACCATGCTCATCTGTTCCTGTTAAAAAAAATACATCTTCTCCTTTTAACCTTTTATACCTCGCAAAACAGTCAGCCTGCACTTTTTCCAACAAATGCCCCAAATGCGGCGGTCCATTAACATAATCTATGGCTGTGGTGATATAGAACTTTTTCATTTATAAAACAAAATTAATTAGATAATTATAACTATTTTTCAAGATAAACTCAATTATAAATTAAAAAACACTCTTTAAAAGAGCGGCAAAAAATTAAACAAGAGAGTCCAGGGTCAGACCTCGGTACAATTGTACCGAGGTCTGACCCTGGTCTTGAGTATCCAAAAACATTCAAACTCACTAAAAAGAATAAAAAATCTATATCCCGCTCAGGTATCTAAATGCTGAAAGGGCTGCTATTGCTCCTTGGCCTGCTGAAATAACTATTTGCTTGAACTCGCTGTCTATGATATCACCTGCCGCAAAAACACCTTTTTGAGACGTCTCCATTGTTTTATGATTTACAATTACCTCTCCTTTTTCATTCAACTCCAAAAAACCTCTAACAAACTCATTGCTTATGGTAGAACCCATTGCCACAAATATGCCATCAACCCTTAACTCTTTTATTTCTTTTGTATCTCTGTTTATATATTTCAAACCTTTCACAAATTTATCTCCAAAAATTTCAACAACCTGAGCAGAAGTTATAATTTGGACATTTTTAAACTTTTCTATTTTCTCCAAAAACTCTTTTTTAAAAACAATTCTTGGAGCAAATTCCAAAACATATATTTTATTGGCAATACCCAACAAATCATTAATCGGTTCAATTAAGTATTTACCAGCGCCAATAACAGCAACATCTTTTCCTTTAAACAAGGGGCCATCACAAATAGAACAAAAACTCACACCTTTCCCTTCAAATTCTTTTTCGCCAGGGATATTTAATTTTCTTGGCGCTTTACCAGAAGCAACAATAAGAGTTTTCCCTTGATATTTATTAAGTTTACACTCAACAATAAAAACATCACCTTCTTTTTTAATAGATTTCACAACTTCTCCTTCAAAAACAGGAACATTATAATGCTTCAAATTTTCATAAAACATATCCATTAACTTCTTTCCAGATTCCACTGATTTGAAAGGAGGATAATTTTCTATTTGGGAAGTTGCTGCCAACTGTTCTCCACCAACCTTCTGCGCCACCAAAACACACTTTAACCCTTTTCTTGTAGCATAAATAGCGGCAGTTATGCCAGCCGGCCCTGCTCCTATTATAACAACATCGTAAACCATAAAGTGTTTATTGAAAGTTATTTACAAAAAGTAACTATGTGCCTTAAAAGAGAATTTACATAGCCCCATTCGTTATCATACCAAGCAAATACTTTAACTAAATTTCCACCAACAACTCTTGTGAAAGTTAAATCAACTATAGAAGGATAAGGATCGCCTATTATATCAGAGGAAACTATTGGATCTTCAACAACTTTTAATATACCCTCCCACCTTTTTTGTTTTGCTGCAGATCTAAAAATATCGTTAATCTCATCTGCTGTTGTATTTCTTTTTGCCAAAAATGTAAAATCAACAAGAGAACCTGTGATAACAGGAACTCTTATGGCAATGCCGTCAAATATCTCGCTTACTCCAGGCAAAACTTTACCTGTTGCTTTTGCTGCACCTGTACTTGTTAAAACAATGTTTTGCGCTCCTGCCCTTCCCCTTCTAAAATCTTTGCTCGAGGGCCCATCTACTATTTTTTGAGTTGCCGTGTAAGCGTGAACTGTTGTTAAAAATGCTTTCTCTATTCCGGGATTTTCCATCATAATAGCAACGACAGGGGCAACAGCGTTTGTTGTGCAAGAAGCATTAGAAGTAACTTTCTCTAAGGTGGCAACTTCAATGTTTTCCGTGCTACCCGGCAACAAATGAGGAACATCCCCTTTTGCCGGCGCTGTTATAACAACTCTTTTAGCTCCTGCTTTTATATGCTTTTCTGCTCCTTCTTTATCTGTAAAAAATCCTGTTGCCTCAATAACGCAGTCAATTTTTAAATCTTTCCAAGGTAAATTTTCAGGGTTTGGTTCTGATAAATAAATTATTTTATCGTCACCAACCTTCAAAAAAGATTTATTGCCTTCTTTTATAACTGAAACTTCTCTATCAAAGATTCTGTAAACAGAATCGTATTTTAATAAATAAGCCATATTTTCTATGTCGCCCAAGTCATTTATGGCAACAACTTCTATATCTTTTTTAAAATTGTA
This window of the bacterium HR34 genome carries:
- the gap gene encoding Glyceraldehyde-3-phosphate dehydrogenase, translating into MKVAINGFGRIGRTCLRQIYQYNFKKDIEVVAINDLGDIENMAYLLKYDSVYRIFDREVSVIKEGNKSFLKVGDDKIIYLSEPNPENLPWKDLKIDCVIEATGFFTDKEGAEKHIKAGAKRVVITAPAKGDVPHLLPGSTENIEVATLEKVTSNASCTTNAVAPVVAIMMENPGIEKAFLTTVHAYTATQKIVDGPSSKDFRRGRAGAQNIVLTSTGAAKATGKVLPGVSEIFDGIAIRVPVITGSLVDFTFLAKRNTTADEINDIFRSAAKQKRWEGILKVVEDPIVSSDIIGDPYPSIVDLTFTRVVGGNLVKVFAWYDNEWGYVNSLLRHIVTFCK
- the ahpF_2 gene encoding NADH dehydrogenase, which translates into the protein MVYDVVIIGAGPAGITAAIYATRKGLKCVLVAQKVGGEQLAATSQIENYPPFKSVESGKKLMDMFYENLKHYNVPVFEGEVVKSIKKEGDVFIVECKLNKYQGKTLIVASGKAPRKLNIPGEKEFEGKGVSFCSICDGPLFKGKDVAVIGAGKYLIEPINDLLGIANKIYVLEFAPRIVFKKEFLEKIEKFKNVQIITSAQVVEIFGDKFVKGLKYINRDTKEIKELRVDGIFVAMGSTISNEFVRGFLELNEKGEVIVNHKTMETSQKGVFAAGDIIDSEFKQIVISAGQGAIAALSAFRYLSGI
- the metG_2 gene encoding Methionine--tRNA ligase; amino-acid sequence: MKKFYITTAIDYVNGPPHLGHLLEKVQADCFARYKRLKGEDVFFLTGTDEHGIKIEKKAQELGITPKELADKNSALFQKLCEDFSISNDFFIRTTDEKTHFPGIKLLWETLSKKGDIYKKKYKGLYCQGCEAFLLEKDLVDGMCQLHKKAPELIEDENYFFKLSKYEKQIKEALEKDEVEIIPEKRKNEVLSFLQEGLEDISFSRDRNKVKWGFEVPADASQTIYVWADALTNYLSAVGYGRNNDYLNYWPADVHFIGKDIIKFHAIYWLGMLLALGLPLPKKIFCHGFLNVEGKKMSKSLGNVINPFDLLERYPSDAIRYFLLKEVPPFEDGNFSYSAMERIYKGELADGLGNLFSRTLSLAKIYKIEFLESEQFSNNYFKEKYSNTEELWHGTLDGFKFNDTIKIVWGFIGFCNEVIEEEKLWEVDERKESTLKDIILSLYKISTLIQPFMPKTSETINRNIHKNKEGKILISKEKIILFPKI